The Salinispora tropica CNB-440 genome has a window encoding:
- the proC gene encoding pyrroline-5-carboxylate reductase, whose translation MADSVHTVAVMGAGKIGELMLSGLLRSGWPIERLLATTRRQARAEELDVRYGVRVVDNGTAVAEAEVLVIAVKPQDAAALLDEIGPKIPADKLVVSLCAGLPTSFFSRRLAEGTPVVRVMTNTPALVDEAMSAISAGEHATGAHLALAEEMFTPLGGTLRVPESQQDAVTALSGSGPAYFYLLVEAMVDAGILLGLPRQVAHELIVQTAIGSAVMLRDSGEHPVKLREAVTSPAGTTISAVRELEKHGVRAALLAALEAARDRAGELAAQAD comes from the coding sequence ATGGCGGATAGCGTGCACACGGTCGCAGTCATGGGGGCTGGCAAGATCGGCGAGCTGATGCTCTCTGGCCTGCTGCGCTCGGGCTGGCCAATCGAGCGGCTGTTGGCCACCACCCGGCGGCAGGCGCGGGCCGAGGAGCTGGACGTCCGCTACGGCGTACGGGTGGTCGACAACGGCACCGCTGTGGCCGAGGCCGAGGTGCTCGTGATCGCGGTCAAGCCACAGGACGCGGCTGCGCTGCTGGACGAGATCGGCCCGAAGATTCCGGCCGACAAGCTGGTCGTCTCGCTCTGTGCCGGCCTGCCCACCAGCTTCTTCAGCCGGCGGTTGGCCGAGGGCACCCCGGTGGTGCGGGTGATGACCAATACCCCGGCTCTGGTTGACGAGGCGATGTCGGCGATCTCCGCCGGCGAGCACGCCACCGGCGCGCACCTGGCCCTGGCCGAGGAGATGTTCACCCCGCTCGGTGGGACCCTGCGGGTCCCCGAGTCACAGCAGGACGCGGTCACGGCGTTGTCGGGTTCTGGGCCGGCGTACTTCTACCTGCTGGTTGAGGCGATGGTGGACGCGGGCATCCTGCTCGGCCTGCCCCGGCAGGTCGCCCACGAGTTGATCGTGCAGACCGCGATCGGGTCGGCGGTCATGCTGCGCGACTCGGGCGAGCACCCGGTAAAGCTGCGGGAGGCGGTGACCTCGCCCGCCGGCACCACCATCTCCGCCGTCCGCGAGCTGGAGAAGCACGGGGTGCGGGCGGCGCTCTTGGCCGCTTTGGAGGCCGCCCGGGATCGCGCCGGGGAACTGGCCGCCCAAGCCGACTGA
- a CDS encoding 6-phosphofructokinase: protein MRIGVLTGGGDCPGLNAVIRAVVRKGVANYGHEFVGFRDGWKGPLEGLSRPLGIAEVRGILPRGGTILGSSRTNPFKIENGVERIKENLATQGVDALIAIGGEDTLGVATKLHELGVNVIGVPKTIDNDLGATDYTFGFDTAVNIAMEAIDRLHTTAESHHRTLVVEVMGRHAGWIALHAGLAGGANVILLPERQFDVNQVAGYVEKRFQHQYAPIVVVAEGAHPLEGQMVLHNQELDAFGHVRLGGVGQWLAEQLEAKTGKEARTVVLGHIQRGGTPTAFDRVLATRLGLQAIDAVHEGDWGKMVAMQSTDIVRVPLAEATRELKTVPLERYAEAEVFFGS, encoded by the coding sequence ATGCGTATCGGCGTGCTCACCGGCGGTGGCGACTGCCCCGGTCTCAACGCGGTCATCCGGGCGGTGGTTCGGAAGGGCGTGGCCAACTACGGTCACGAGTTCGTGGGCTTCCGGGATGGCTGGAAGGGCCCGCTCGAGGGTCTTTCTCGCCCGCTGGGAATCGCGGAGGTACGGGGTATCCTGCCGCGCGGCGGCACCATCCTGGGCTCCTCCCGGACCAACCCGTTCAAGATCGAAAATGGCGTTGAGCGGATCAAGGAGAACCTCGCCACCCAGGGCGTTGACGCGCTGATCGCGATCGGTGGCGAGGACACCCTCGGCGTGGCCACGAAGCTGCACGAACTCGGCGTCAACGTCATCGGCGTACCGAAGACGATCGACAACGACCTGGGCGCCACCGACTACACCTTCGGCTTCGACACCGCGGTCAACATCGCGATGGAGGCCATCGACCGACTGCACACCACCGCCGAGAGCCACCACCGCACCCTGGTGGTCGAGGTGATGGGTCGGCACGCTGGCTGGATTGCGCTGCACGCCGGGCTCGCCGGTGGCGCCAACGTGATCCTGCTGCCAGAGCGGCAGTTCGACGTGAACCAGGTCGCCGGTTACGTCGAGAAGCGTTTCCAGCACCAGTACGCCCCGATCGTCGTGGTCGCCGAGGGCGCCCACCCGCTCGAGGGCCAGATGGTCCTGCACAACCAGGAGCTGGATGCCTTCGGCCACGTCCGCCTCGGTGGCGTCGGCCAGTGGCTTGCCGAGCAGCTCGAAGCCAAGACCGGCAAGGAAGCCCGTACCGTCGTACTCGGCCACATCCAGCGCGGGGGCACCCCGACCGCCTTCGACCGGGTGCTCGCCACCCGGCTCGGTCTCCAGGCGATCGACGCGGTGCACGAGGGCGACTGGGGCAAGATGGTGGCGATGCAGAGCACGGACATCGTTCGCGTGCCGCTGGCCGAGGCCACCCGTGAGCTGAAGACCGTGCCGCTGGAGCGGTACGCCGAGGCCGAGGTCTTCTTCGGTAGCTGA